From a region of the Burkholderia sp. PAMC 26561 genome:
- a CDS encoding MDR family MFS transporter, giving the protein MPRNQQTSRPLVIASVMASMAMVAIEATIVSTAMPQIVAQLGDLHLYSWVFSSFLLTQTAMTVIFGKLADLYGRKPIALIGIAIFLIGSVLAGFAWSMPAMIVFRLIQGVGAGAIQPVTLTIVADLYPARERGKVQGYLASVWAISAVVGPMVGGLIIHDFSWAWIFWMNVPIGLLSAAGFIMFLRESERHAKPSIDFAGAGLFMVTIASLMMALTYAGDDDIAKASMAGGAFVVCLLFFLMQEKRAAEPMISFALWSRRPIAACNGSTVLSGMILMGSTTFLPMYVQGVLHRSPVIAGLALTMMMVGWPAGATFAAKSLHRFGLRPILIGGSAFIPIGAVFLLTLSPGSSPLIAAFGSLIMGFGMGTSSVSSLMLIQEIVDVAQRGSATASNLFSRNLGSTLGATLFGAVLNFGLSHSKDVAAVTSDQLKALLQNQAGSMGSGDAIRQVLHDSLHLTFVSIFVIALFAVGFLLFVPKVDIGGERKMPVEALAPLED; this is encoded by the coding sequence ATGCCCCGCAACCAGCAGACGTCGCGTCCGTTAGTCATTGCATCGGTGATGGCATCAATGGCAATGGTCGCCATTGAAGCCACCATTGTTTCCACCGCCATGCCGCAGATCGTCGCGCAACTCGGCGACCTGCATTTGTACAGTTGGGTCTTCTCGTCGTTCCTCCTGACGCAGACCGCAATGACTGTCATCTTCGGCAAGCTCGCGGACCTTTACGGCCGCAAGCCGATTGCGCTCATCGGCATTGCGATTTTCCTGATCGGGTCGGTGCTCGCCGGCTTCGCGTGGTCCATGCCCGCCATGATCGTGTTCCGCCTGATCCAGGGCGTAGGCGCAGGCGCGATCCAGCCGGTCACGCTGACCATCGTCGCGGATCTTTACCCGGCGCGCGAACGCGGCAAGGTGCAGGGGTATCTCGCCAGCGTCTGGGCTATTTCAGCGGTGGTCGGACCCATGGTCGGCGGGTTGATCATCCACGACTTCTCGTGGGCGTGGATCTTCTGGATGAACGTACCGATCGGGCTTTTATCGGCGGCGGGTTTCATCATGTTCCTGCGCGAGTCGGAACGGCATGCAAAACCGTCCATCGACTTCGCGGGCGCGGGGCTGTTCATGGTCACCATTGCTTCGTTGATGATGGCGCTGACCTACGCAGGTGACGACGATATCGCCAAGGCATCCATGGCCGGCGGCGCGTTCGTGGTGTGCCTGTTGTTCTTCCTGATGCAGGAAAAACGCGCGGCCGAACCGATGATTTCATTCGCGCTCTGGAGCCGCCGCCCGATTGCCGCGTGCAATGGCTCGACGGTACTGTCCGGCATGATCCTGATGGGATCGACGACGTTCCTTCCCATGTACGTGCAGGGCGTGTTGCACCGTTCGCCGGTGATTGCAGGCCTCGCCCTCACGATGATGATGGTCGGCTGGCCCGCCGGCGCGACCTTTGCTGCGAAGTCGCTGCATCGCTTTGGATTACGGCCCATCCTGATCGGGGGCAGCGCATTCATTCCTATCGGCGCGGTGTTTTTGCTGACGTTGTCACCGGGAAGTTCGCCGTTGATCGCCGCGTTCGGGTCGTTGATCATGGGCTTCGGCATGGGGACGTCCAGCGTCAGTTCGCTCATGCTGATCCAGGAGATCGTGGACGTCGCGCAGCGCGGCAGCGCGACGGCATCGAACCTGTTCTCGCGCAATCTGGGAAGCACGCTCGGGGCGACCTTGTTCGGCGCGGTCCTGAACTTCGGGTTGAGCCATTCAAAGGACGTGGCCGCGGTGACATCGGATCAATTGAAAGCCTTGCTGCAGAACCAGGCGGGGAGCATGGGCAGCGGGGACGCGATACGTCAGGTGCTGCACGACTCGCTGCACCTGACGTTCGTCTCGATCTTCGTGATTGCACTATTCGCGGTGGGATTCTTGTTGTTCGTGCCGAAGGTCGACATTGGCGGCGAGCGGAAGATGCCGGTGGAAGCGCTCGCGCCGTTGGAGGACTGA
- a CDS encoding GFA family protein, whose translation MNSSNEVHARALLAGKCLCGAVRYAVRDEFVYALNCHCSNCRRATGSAFKPFAGIERHKLTLVQGENALLIHGDPRAAHDVHCRHCGSLMYSVVREGAFAHVTMGTLMDSPSIRPTAHIFVGSKAPWYTITDSLPQYQEFD comes from the coding sequence ATGAATTCATCGAACGAGGTTCACGCCCGTGCCTTGCTTGCCGGAAAGTGCCTGTGCGGCGCGGTCCGCTACGCGGTGAGGGACGAATTCGTCTATGCGTTGAATTGCCATTGCTCGAATTGCCGGCGCGCAACAGGCTCGGCTTTCAAGCCGTTTGCGGGCATCGAACGGCACAAGCTCACGCTTGTGCAAGGTGAAAACGCGCTGCTGATCCACGGCGATCCACGCGCCGCGCACGACGTCCATTGCAGGCATTGCGGCTCGCTCATGTACTCCGTCGTGCGTGAAGGCGCGTTCGCTCATGTGACGATGGGCACGCTGATGGATAGCCCCTCCATCCGTCCCACGGCGCATATTTTTGTTGGATCGAAAGCGCCGTGGTACACGATCACTGATTCATTGCCGCAATACCAGGAGTTCGATTGA
- a CDS encoding response regulator → MPDRSAVDQNSFRRIIRRNIALPLGAGIATAAVFVGLLFYLLSAMNWLEHSERVIGDGNDLIKLAVDRESGQRGFLLTGDDSFLAPYQLGKASFNAKLSTLMDLVSDNPPQVERLKRIEALQTQWERFAEQTIAMRRANQDVVGILRTGRGKLEFDETRREFKDFMDVELNLRWERAATAKQVTITAVAIFLAISLSLSAMLAIFGRRELMKLSETYDNALQAQAEHNEVLHQQAWLRTGQSQLAESLVGQQTLPRLGRAMLEFLSQYLGVVVAALYVRDESGKLRRVAAYGFSRENEAREQSFENAETLVGQVAESRRLMELDDIPDNYLKVTSGLGTSPPKSVVMTPIDNDGAVNGVIELGFMQTPSKRDVELLKLISANVGASVEAALYRERLQDVLAETQQLNEELQVQQEELRSANEELEEQTAALEESQSNLNNQKAELETINEQLTFQALTLDEKNEALNKAQTELEARAEDLQRASRYKSEFLANMSHELRTPLNSSLILAKLLSENHNGNLSDEQVKFANTIYSAGNDLLNLINDILDISKVEAGKLELAPEEVSLARLTESLQRTFEPLAGQKRLTFTVGNESGTPSSIFTDSRRLEQILKNLISNALKFTDTGAISLTLGRTGDDRVRFAVKDSGIGIAPENQETIFEAFRQADGTTSRRYGGTGLGLSISRDLAKLLGGTIHVTSALGAGSTFELILPARWTDISEVAESAPVVAPPRAVPVPVVRVEAPLVETATVAVAAYDDDRHEANLGKRSVLVIEDDLAFASILYNLAHEMRYRCLVAQTAAEAMQLVAQHLPDAILLDIGLPDRSGLMVLQQLKDGPQTRHIPVHVVSANDSGEAALHLGAIGYAVKPTTRDQLKDIFRKLEDKFTQKVKRVLLVEDDARQRESIVQLIGDDDIDITAVEFGEEALALLRTTIFDCMIIDLKLPDMQGGELLQRMSGENMYSFPPVIVYTGRNLTHAEEADLLKYSRSIIIKGARSPERLLDEVTLFLHKVETDLSTERQTMLKTVRGRDRVFEGRRILLVDDDIRNIFSLSSALEHKGMTVDIARNGFEAIDKLNEVTDIDLVLMDVMMPAMDGLEATRRIRTDARFKTLPIIAITAKAMKDDQEQARAAGMTDYLAKPIDLDRLYSLLRVWLPGLERIRA, encoded by the coding sequence ATGCCCGATCGTAGTGCTGTCGATCAGAACAGCTTTCGCCGTATCATCCGACGCAACATCGCCTTGCCGCTTGGCGCGGGAATCGCCACTGCGGCCGTGTTCGTGGGCCTGCTGTTCTATCTGCTCTCGGCCATGAACTGGCTCGAACATTCGGAGCGGGTGATCGGTGATGGCAACGACCTGATCAAGCTTGCGGTCGATCGTGAATCCGGCCAGCGCGGTTTCCTGCTCACGGGCGACGACAGCTTTCTTGCCCCTTACCAGCTTGGCAAGGCGAGCTTCAACGCAAAGCTCTCGACGCTCATGGACCTGGTCAGCGATAACCCGCCGCAGGTCGAACGCCTGAAGCGCATCGAAGCGTTGCAAACGCAATGGGAACGCTTTGCCGAACAGACCATCGCCATGCGGCGGGCAAATCAGGACGTCGTCGGGATCTTGCGCACCGGGCGCGGCAAGCTTGAATTCGACGAGACCCGCCGCGAGTTCAAGGACTTCATGGACGTGGAGCTGAATCTGCGCTGGGAGCGCGCCGCGACCGCGAAGCAGGTCACGATCACGGCTGTCGCCATCTTCCTTGCGATCAGTTTGTCCTTGAGCGCGATGCTTGCCATCTTCGGGCGTCGCGAGTTGATGAAGCTGTCCGAGACCTACGATAACGCGCTGCAGGCACAGGCCGAACACAACGAGGTCCTGCATCAGCAGGCGTGGCTGCGAACCGGGCAGAGCCAGCTCGCAGAGAGTCTGGTCGGCCAGCAGACATTGCCGCGCCTCGGCCGCGCGATGCTCGAGTTCCTTTCGCAGTATCTTGGCGTGGTGGTCGCAGCGCTTTACGTGCGCGATGAAAGCGGCAAGCTGCGCCGCGTCGCCGCGTATGGCTTCAGCCGCGAGAACGAGGCGCGCGAACAATCCTTCGAGAACGCCGAGACACTTGTCGGGCAAGTGGCCGAGAGCCGCCGGCTGATGGAACTCGACGATATCCCCGACAACTATCTCAAGGTCACGTCGGGACTTGGAACCAGCCCGCCTAAAAGCGTGGTGATGACGCCCATCGACAACGACGGCGCCGTGAACGGTGTGATCGAACTCGGCTTCATGCAGACACCGTCGAAGCGCGATGTCGAGTTGCTCAAGCTGATATCGGCGAACGTAGGCGCTTCGGTGGAAGCGGCGTTGTATCGTGAACGTCTGCAGGATGTGCTCGCCGAAACGCAGCAACTTAACGAAGAGTTGCAGGTCCAGCAAGAAGAATTACGCTCCGCAAACGAAGAACTGGAAGAGCAGACCGCCGCACTCGAAGAGTCGCAATCCAACCTGAACAATCAGAAGGCCGAACTCGAAACCATCAATGAGCAGCTCACGTTCCAGGCGCTGACGCTCGATGAGAAAAACGAAGCGCTCAACAAGGCGCAGACCGAACTCGAGGCGCGCGCTGAAGACTTGCAGCGGGCGAGCCGCTACAAGTCCGAATTCCTCGCGAACATGTCGCACGAGTTGCGCACGCCGCTGAACAGTTCGCTGATCCTCGCAAAGCTGCTGTCCGAAAACCACAATGGCAATCTCAGCGACGAACAGGTCAAGTTCGCAAACACGATCTATTCGGCAGGCAACGACCTGCTCAACCTCATCAACGATATTCTCGATATCTCCAAGGTCGAGGCGGGCAAGCTCGAACTCGCGCCGGAAGAAGTATCGCTCGCGCGCCTGACGGAATCGTTGCAGCGGACCTTCGAACCGCTCGCGGGTCAGAAGCGGTTGACGTTCACGGTCGGTAATGAATCCGGCACGCCGTCTTCAATCTTCACCGACTCGCGGCGGCTCGAACAGATCCTGAAGAACCTGATATCGAATGCGCTGAAGTTCACCGATACCGGCGCCATCTCACTGACGTTGGGCCGCACGGGCGACGATCGTGTGCGCTTCGCGGTGAAGGATTCGGGTATCGGCATTGCGCCGGAAAACCAGGAGACGATCTTCGAAGCCTTCCGTCAGGCGGACGGCACCACGAGCCGTCGATACGGGGGCACCGGACTCGGCCTTTCCATCTCGCGCGATCTCGCGAAACTGCTGGGCGGCACTATCCACGTGACGAGCGCGCTGGGCGCGGGCAGCACCTTCGAACTCATCTTGCCGGCGCGCTGGACGGATATCAGTGAAGTGGCGGAGAGCGCACCTGTCGTGGCGCCGCCGCGTGCGGTCCCCGTACCCGTCGTCCGTGTCGAGGCGCCGCTCGTGGAGACTGCGACCGTCGCCGTCGCCGCGTATGACGACGACCGGCACGAAGCCAATCTGGGAAAACGCTCGGTGCTGGTGATCGAAGACGACCTGGCATTCGCGAGCATCCTGTACAACCTCGCGCACGAAATGCGTTATCGCTGTCTGGTGGCGCAAACCGCGGCCGAAGCCATGCAACTCGTCGCGCAGCATCTGCCCGACGCAATCCTGCTCGATATCGGCTTGCCCGATCGTTCGGGGCTCATGGTCCTGCAACAACTTAAGGACGGGCCGCAGACCCGTCATATCCCCGTGCACGTGGTCTCCGCCAACGACAGCGGCGAGGCGGCGCTGCATCTTGGCGCTATTGGCTATGCAGTCAAGCCGACCACGCGCGACCAGCTCAAGGACATCTTCCGCAAGCTGGAAGACAAGTTCACGCAGAAGGTCAAGCGCGTATTGCTGGTCGAAGACGATGCCCGCCAGCGCGAAAGTATCGTGCAGCTTATCGGCGATGATGACATCGACATCACCGCCGTCGAGTTCGGTGAGGAAGCGCTCGCGCTGCTGCGCACGACCATTTTCGATTGCATGATCATCGACCTGAAACTGCCGGACATGCAAGGAGGCGAGCTGCTCCAGCGCATGTCGGGCGAGAACATGTATTCGTTCCCGCCGGTGATCGTCTATACCGGACGTAACCTGACGCACGCGGAAGAAGCCGATCTGCTCAAGTACTCGCGCTCGATCATCATCAAGGGCGCGCGCTCGCCCGAGCGCTTGCTGGATGAAGTCACGTTGTTCCTGCACAAGGTGGAGACCGATCTGTCCACCGAGCGGCAAACCATGCTGAAAACCGTGCGCGGCCGTGATCGCGTGTTCGAGGGCCGCCGCATTCTTCTCGTCGATGACGACATCCGCAACATCTTTTCGCTGAGCAGCGCGCTCGAACACAAGGGCATGACGGTCGATATCGCGCGCAACGGTTTTGAAGCCATCGACAAGCTCAACGAGGTGACGGATATCGACCTGGTGCTGATGGACGTGATGATGCCCGCAATGGACGGGCTCGAAGCCACGCGCCGCATTCGTACCGATGCCCGCTTCAAGACCCTGCCGATCATCGCGATTACAGCGAAGGCGATGAAAGACGATCAGGAACAGGCGCGCGCGGCCGGGATGACGGATTATCTGGCGAAGCCGATCGATCTGGACCGGCTCTATTCCCTGTTGCGTGTCTGGTTGCCGGGGCTGGAAAGAATCCGGGCTTGA
- the pdxR gene encoding MocR-like pyridoxine biosynthesis transcription factor PdxR has product MDLALLFSSFSHRLNGRKITQQRLLYEALRDAILDGLLPASTRLPATRVLANELRIARNSAMFAYEQLAEEGFLHVTRRGSVVASVRAQTQLNPAAKKPQPAQLSRRIDGLRREPQTSPIAVSFRPGLPALDEFPMTQWRAAIARAWRKLEATDLGYANSAGAPELRQALVDYLKVSRGVRCDIDQVFITDGTQTSLDLCARILADAGERVWVEDPGYAGARAAFKGANLSLVSIPVDADGIAPTPLHWAQSPPKLIYVTPSHQYPLGSVLSIERRMKIIEDARAHGAWVIEDDYDSEFRHTGSPFAAMQGLAGDTPVIYLGTFSKTMFPALRIGFMVVPPGLSREFERTLGEISRQGRAADQLALADFMRSGAYTRHLRRMRGLYSRRRVALQVALEQHFGDLLTVSGGAGGMHLTARLNSPLRDVDVCRAARSEGLWAVPVSEFCVADTNIAAYNGLVLGYASVPPTEAYAAVEKLARIVRSMLP; this is encoded by the coding sequence ATGGACCTCGCTTTACTTTTTTCGTCGTTCTCACACCGACTGAATGGCCGGAAGATCACGCAGCAGCGTTTGCTTTACGAAGCGTTGCGCGATGCCATTCTAGATGGCCTGCTTCCCGCAAGCACGCGCTTGCCGGCCACGCGGGTGCTTGCGAACGAACTTCGCATTGCGCGCAACTCGGCCATGTTCGCCTACGAGCAACTCGCCGAAGAAGGTTTCCTGCACGTCACCCGGCGAGGTTCGGTCGTGGCCTCCGTCAGGGCTCAGACGCAATTGAACCCCGCGGCGAAGAAACCTCAGCCGGCGCAACTTTCGCGACGTATCGATGGATTGAGGCGCGAGCCGCAGACAAGCCCTATTGCGGTATCGTTTCGTCCGGGCTTGCCGGCCCTCGATGAATTCCCGATGACGCAATGGCGCGCGGCCATCGCCCGCGCATGGCGAAAGCTCGAAGCAACAGACCTGGGTTATGCGAACAGCGCCGGCGCACCCGAGCTCCGGCAGGCGCTGGTCGATTACCTCAAGGTTTCGCGGGGCGTGCGCTGTGATATCGATCAGGTTTTCATCACCGATGGCACGCAGACGAGCCTCGATCTTTGCGCGCGCATCCTGGCGGATGCCGGCGAGCGCGTGTGGGTCGAGGATCCTGGGTACGCCGGTGCGCGTGCGGCGTTCAAGGGGGCGAACTTGTCGCTCGTATCCATACCTGTCGATGCCGATGGCATCGCGCCCACGCCTTTACACTGGGCGCAGTCACCGCCCAAACTGATCTACGTGACTCCGTCGCATCAATATCCGCTTGGAAGCGTGCTCAGCATTGAACGTCGCATGAAGATCATCGAGGACGCTCGCGCCCACGGAGCGTGGGTGATCGAGGACGACTACGACAGCGAGTTCCGTCACACCGGCTCACCGTTCGCGGCCATGCAGGGACTCGCCGGCGATACCCCTGTGATCTACCTCGGCACGTTCAGCAAGACGATGTTTCCCGCGCTGCGAATCGGCTTCATGGTCGTGCCGCCCGGACTATCCCGCGAGTTCGAACGCACGCTCGGTGAAATATCACGGCAAGGCCGCGCCGCCGATCAACTCGCGCTTGCGGACTTCATGCGAAGCGGCGCGTACACGCGGCATTTGCGGCGCATGCGTGGACTGTATTCGCGCAGGCGCGTTGCGCTGCAGGTCGCGCTCGAACAGCACTTCGGGGATTTGCTTACAGTATCGGGCGGAGCAGGCGGCATGCACCTGACGGCTCGACTGAACTCGCCCTTGCGCGATGTGGACGTCTGTCGCGCAGCACGATCCGAAGGGTTATGGGCGGTCCCGGTCAGCGAATTCTGTGTTGCCGATACAAACATCGCAGCGTACAACGGTCTCGTGCTGGGATACGCAAGCGTGCCGCCGACCGAGGCCTATGCCGCCGTCGAAAAACTCGCACGGATCGTAAGATCGATGCTGCCTTGA
- a CDS encoding GNAT family N-acetyltransferase: protein MSTFQNEFAQPIGAPLANWKGAKPPSRVTLEGRYCRLVPVDPAAHLNDLAEAYDSAADGRDWTYLATGPFSTLEAYQAHLEKLASSSDPLHFTVIDAASRKALGTLALMRIDAVNGVIEVGFIAFSPLLKKTRIATEAIFLLMRHVFDDLGYRRFEWKCDSLNEPSRAAAKRFGFTFEGIFRQATTYKGRSRDTAWFSIIDPEWPALKTRYERWLDPKNFDADGAQIERLSTPQSAK from the coding sequence TTGAGCACGTTCCAAAATGAATTCGCACAGCCCATTGGCGCACCGCTCGCGAACTGGAAAGGCGCAAAGCCGCCGTCACGCGTCACGCTCGAAGGACGCTATTGCCGTCTGGTTCCCGTCGATCCGGCCGCGCATCTGAACGATCTGGCCGAGGCTTACGACTCGGCTGCCGATGGCCGCGACTGGACGTATCTCGCAACAGGGCCATTCAGCACGCTCGAGGCTTATCAGGCGCATCTGGAAAAACTCGCATCCAGTTCGGACCCGCTGCACTTTACGGTGATTGATGCCGCCAGCCGCAAGGCGCTCGGTACGCTCGCGCTGATGCGCATCGACGCGGTGAATGGTGTGATCGAGGTCGGATTCATTGCGTTCTCGCCGTTGCTGAAGAAGACGCGCATTGCAACCGAAGCGATTTTCCTGCTGATGCGTCATGTCTTCGACGATCTGGGCTATCGGCGCTTCGAATGGAAGTGCGACTCTCTGAACGAACCATCGCGCGCTGCGGCCAAGCGCTTCGGCTTCACGTTCGAAGGCATCTTCCGGCAAGCGACGACCTACAAGGGACGCAGCCGCGACACCGCGTGGTTTTCGATCATCGACCCGGAATGGCCGGCGTTGAAGACTCGCTACGAACGCTGGCTCGACCCAAAGAATTTCGATGCCGATGGCGCCCAAATCGAACGCCTTTCAACGCCGCAGAGCGCTAAATGA
- a CDS encoding GNAT family N-acetyltransferase: MTDTVCIRPIEQADYTAWKPLWDGYNAFYGRARETALPQDITDATWARFFDADEPVHALVAERDDKLIGLVHFIYHRSTTLLGSICYLQDLFTAEDAQGHGVGRKLINGVYASAKSAGSERVYWHTHETNFTAMKLYDKIADKPGFVMYRQAV; encoded by the coding sequence ATGACCGACACAGTCTGCATACGACCAATAGAGCAAGCCGATTACACCGCATGGAAACCGCTATGGGACGGCTACAACGCGTTCTATGGCCGAGCCCGGGAAACCGCGTTGCCGCAGGACATCACGGACGCGACATGGGCGCGATTTTTCGATGCCGACGAACCCGTTCACGCGTTGGTCGCCGAACGCGACGACAAGCTGATCGGCCTCGTGCATTTCATCTATCACCGCAGCACGACCCTGCTCGGTTCCATTTGTTATCTGCAAGATTTGTTCACGGCAGAAGATGCGCAGGGACATGGCGTGGGCCGCAAGCTGATCAACGGTGTCTATGCGAGCGCGAAAAGCGCAGGCTCCGAGCGCGTGTATTGGCATACGCACGAGACCAACTTCACGGCAATGAAGCTCTACGACAAGATTGCGGACAAACCCGGCTTCGTGATGTATCGGCAAGCGGTTTGA
- a CDS encoding NAD(P)/FAD-dependent oxidoreductase, giving the protein MPESNPNQTISQLLESFEAALRSGDSTAAAALFQPEGYWRDLVAFTWNIKTMEGREQIAAMLDSQLNAVKPSKLRIAENETATESDGVTQSWITFETGVARGTGFIRVKDGLIWTLLTTMTELKGHEEPKGQRRPMGAEHGARIDRTSWTEKRAAEQEALGYEKQPYCLIVGGGQGGIALGARMRQLGVPTIIVDKNEKPGDAWRARYKSLCLHDPVWYDHMPYLPFPDNWPVFSPKDKVGDWLEMYTKVMELNYWGSTMCKSARYDEAAGEWIVEVERNGKAVRLRPKQLVLATGMSGKANVPKFKGMDVFKGEQHHSSQHPGPDAYTGKKVVVIGANNSSHDICAALWEAGVDVTMVQRSSTHIVKSASLMDLALGDLYSERAVASGMTTMKADLTFASIPYKILHEFQIPVYDAIKKRDAEFYDRLEKRGFMLDFGDDESGLFMKYLRRGSGYYIDVGASDLVADGKIKLKSGVDVVELKEHSVVLSDGSELEADLIVYATGYGSMNGRAADLISREVADKVGKVWGLGSATTKDPGPWEGEQRNMWKPTQQHALWFHGGNLHQSRHYSQYLSLQLKARMEGIETPVYGLQEVHHLS; this is encoded by the coding sequence ATGCCTGAAAGCAATCCGAACCAGACCATCTCCCAGTTGCTGGAGTCGTTCGAAGCCGCATTGAGAAGCGGCGATTCCACAGCCGCCGCCGCGCTGTTCCAGCCTGAGGGCTACTGGCGCGATCTCGTTGCGTTCACCTGGAACATCAAGACAATGGAGGGCCGCGAACAGATCGCAGCGATGCTCGATTCGCAACTGAATGCGGTCAAGCCCTCGAAGCTCCGGATTGCGGAAAACGAAACGGCGACCGAATCCGATGGCGTGACGCAATCTTGGATCACGTTCGAGACGGGCGTCGCGCGGGGAACGGGCTTCATCCGCGTGAAGGACGGACTGATCTGGACGCTGCTCACCACGATGACCGAACTCAAGGGTCATGAGGAACCCAAGGGCCAGAGGCGCCCGATGGGCGCCGAGCACGGCGCGCGCATCGACCGCACGAGCTGGACCGAAAAACGCGCGGCGGAACAAGAGGCGCTGGGTTACGAGAAGCAGCCGTATTGCCTGATCGTGGGCGGCGGGCAGGGCGGCATTGCGCTCGGCGCGCGGATGCGACAGCTTGGTGTGCCGACCATCATTGTGGACAAGAACGAGAAACCCGGTGACGCATGGCGTGCCCGCTACAAATCACTGTGCCTGCATGATCCGGTCTGGTACGACCACATGCCGTACCTGCCGTTTCCCGACAACTGGCCGGTGTTTTCGCCGAAGGACAAAGTCGGCGACTGGTTGGAGATGTACACGAAGGTGATGGAGCTGAACTACTGGGGCTCGACGATGTGCAAGTCCGCGCGTTACGACGAGGCCGCAGGCGAGTGGATCGTTGAAGTCGAACGCAACGGCAAGGCGGTGAGGCTGCGGCCAAAACAACTCGTGCTTGCCACAGGCATGTCTGGCAAGGCGAACGTGCCCAAATTCAAGGGCATGGACGTGTTCAAGGGCGAGCAGCATCATTCGTCGCAACATCCCGGGCCTGATGCGTACACGGGGAAGAAGGTGGTTGTGATCGGCGCGAACAATTCTTCGCACGATATCTGCGCGGCGTTGTGGGAAGCCGGCGTTGACGTGACCATGGTGCAGCGTTCGTCCACGCATATAGTGAAGTCCGCTTCGCTGATGGATCTCGCGCTTGGCGATCTCTACTCCGAGCGTGCGGTGGCATCCGGCATGACGACGATGAAAGCCGACCTGACCTTTGCATCGATCCCGTACAAGATCCTGCACGAGTTCCAGATCCCGGTCTACGACGCCATCAAGAAGCGCGATGCCGAATTCTACGACCGCCTGGAAAAGCGCGGTTTCATGCTCGATTTCGGCGACGACGAGTCGGGGCTCTTCATGAAGTATCTGCGGCGCGGATCGGGTTATTACATTGATGTGGGTGCGTCGGACCTGGTCGCGGACGGCAAGATCAAGCTGAAGAGCGGCGTTGATGTGGTCGAGTTGAAAGAGCATTCGGTCGTGCTGAGCGACGGCAGCGAGCTCGAGGCGGATCTCATTGTCTACGCAACCGGCTATGGCTCGATGAACGGCCGGGCCGCGGACCTGATCTCGCGCGAAGTGGCGGACAAGGTCGGCAAGGTATGGGGGTTGGGATCGGCCACGACCAAGGATCCAGGGCCGTGGGAAGGCGAGCAGCGCAACATGTGGAAGCCTACGCAGCAGCATGCGCTGTGGTTCCATGGCGGCAACCTGCATCAGTCGCGGCATTACTCGCAATATTTATCGCTGCAATTGAAGGCGCGGATGGAAGGCATTGAAACGCCGGTCTACGGCTTGCAGGAAGTGCATCACTTGTCTTGA